One Caretta caretta isolate rCarCar2 chromosome 24, rCarCar1.hap1, whole genome shotgun sequence genomic region harbors:
- the LOC125625885 gene encoding sulfotransferase 2B1-like isoform X2 yields the protein MLEILSLIHCDGDPGWVRSVLNWERSPWVDNQNGLKAALKYPPPRLLCSHLPVQLFPKSLQRSKAKIIYTLRCPKDVLVSLYHFSKLLRLFKDPGSLDSFLEDFLSGNVAYGSWFDHVTGWMGLKGNENFFPITYEELQQDPLGSVRRICHFLGKELSEEQVAAVVENASFQSMKGNKMSNFSQVEDQYMDHQKGEFLRKGICGDWRNHLSEAQSQRFDTVYRERMQGLGMTFPWD from the exons ATGCTGGAGATTCTGAGTCTGATCCATTGTGACGGGGACCCCGGCTGGGTGCGCAGCGTGCTGAACTGGGAGCGGTCGCCCTGGGTGGACAATCAGAATGGGCTGAAGGCTGCCCTGAAATACCCCCCACCCCGGCTGCTTTGCTCCCATCTCCCCGTGCAGCTCTTCCCCAAGTCCCTGCAGCGCTCCAAGGCCAAA aTCATCTACACCCTGCGCTGCCCCAAGGACGTCCTGGTCTCGCTCTACCACTTCTCCAAGCTGCTGCGCCTGTTCAAGGACCCTGGCTCACTGGACTCCTTCCTCGAGGACTTCCTGAGCGGGAATG TGGCCTATGGCTCCTGGTTCGACCACGTCACCGGCTGGATGGGGCTGAAGGGGAACGAGAACTTCTTCCCCATCACCTacgaggagctgcagcag GATCCATTGGGCAGCGTGCGGAGAATCtgccacttcctggggaaggagcTGAGTGAGGAGCAAGTGGCCGCTGTGGTGGAGAACGCCTCCTTCCAGAGCATGAAGGGGAACAAAATGTCCAACTTCTCCCAGGTGGAGGACCAGTACATGGACCACCAGAAGGGGGAGTTCTTGAGGAAAG GGATCTGCGGCGACTGGAGGAACCATCTCTCGGAGGCGCAGAGCCAACGATTCGACACCGTTTACCGGGAGCGGATGCAGGGTCTGGGCATGACCTTCCCCTGGGACTGA
- the LOC125625885 gene encoding sulfotransferase 2B1-like isoform X1, whose amino-acid sequence MAREYFTHKGLLFPCLNYSPEALSYVENEFQVRDDDIFNVTYPKSGTNWMLEILSLIHCDGDPGWVRSVLNWERSPWVDNQNGLKAALKYPPPRLLCSHLPVQLFPKSLQRSKAKIIYTLRCPKDVLVSLYHFSKLLRLFKDPGSLDSFLEDFLSGNVAYGSWFDHVTGWMGLKGNENFFPITYEELQQDPLGSVRRICHFLGKELSEEQVAAVVENASFQSMKGNKMSNFSQVEDQYMDHQKGEFLRKGICGDWRNHLSEAQSQRFDTVYRERMQGLGMTFPWD is encoded by the exons ATGGCACGTGAATACTTCACCCACAAGGGGTTGCTGTTCCCATGTCTGAATTACTCCCCCGAGGCGCTGAGCTACGTGGAGAATGAATTCCAGGTGCGGGACGATGACATCTTCAATGTCACCTACCCCAAGTCAG GCACTAACTGGATGCTGGAGATTCTGAGTCTGATCCATTGTGACGGGGACCCCGGCTGGGTGCGCAGCGTGCTGAACTGGGAGCGGTCGCCCTGGGTGGACAATCAGAATGGGCTGAAGGCTGCCCTGAAATACCCCCCACCCCGGCTGCTTTGCTCCCATCTCCCCGTGCAGCTCTTCCCCAAGTCCCTGCAGCGCTCCAAGGCCAAA aTCATCTACACCCTGCGCTGCCCCAAGGACGTCCTGGTCTCGCTCTACCACTTCTCCAAGCTGCTGCGCCTGTTCAAGGACCCTGGCTCACTGGACTCCTTCCTCGAGGACTTCCTGAGCGGGAATG TGGCCTATGGCTCCTGGTTCGACCACGTCACCGGCTGGATGGGGCTGAAGGGGAACGAGAACTTCTTCCCCATCACCTacgaggagctgcagcag GATCCATTGGGCAGCGTGCGGAGAATCtgccacttcctggggaaggagcTGAGTGAGGAGCAAGTGGCCGCTGTGGTGGAGAACGCCTCCTTCCAGAGCATGAAGGGGAACAAAATGTCCAACTTCTCCCAGGTGGAGGACCAGTACATGGACCACCAGAAGGGGGAGTTCTTGAGGAAAG GGATCTGCGGCGACTGGAGGAACCATCTCTCGGAGGCGCAGAGCCAACGATTCGACACCGTTTACCGGGAGCGGATGCAGGGTCTGGGCATGACCTTCCCCTGGGACTGA